GGAGAACGCCACGCGGACCTACCACCTGTGGTTGCGCGAACAAGTGGAAAACAACCGGCCTTTCGACCAAGTGGCGCGTGAGTTGATCACAGCGGCGGGTGAGATCACGAAAACCGGTCCGGCCAATTTCTTCACGCTCGCGAACGATCCGCGCGATCTGGGCGAACACGCCGGGACGATTTTTCTGGGAACACAAATCGCCTGCGCCCGCTGCCACGCGCATCCCTACGCCCAATGGACGCAGGAAGATTACCATCGCTTCGCCGCGTTCTTCGCGCGTGTGAGCAACGAAGGCGGACAGGTGCGTGTCCGCGACCAGGGCGAAGTCGAGCATCCGAAAACAGGAAAAAGCCTGCTCCCGAAGCCTCTCGGCGGCGCTGCGCCCATCGAAGACTCGACCGCGGACCGGCGAGCGGCTCTGGCGGCCTGGTTGACTTCACCAGACAACACAACCTTCGCCCAGGCTATCGTGAATCGCATCTGGAAACATCTCCTCGGTCGCGGACTTACTGAACCCGTGGATGATTTGCGTCCGACCAATCCGCCTTCGAATCCGGAGTTGCTCGAAGCGCTGGCTGCGGACTTCGTGGCGAACGGCTACGACGTGCGCCGCCTGATTCGCACGATTGTTTCGGCGCGGACTTACCAGCTTTCATCCCGCGCGAACGAGATCAACCGGCGCGACGACCGCTTCTTTTCGCGCGCTTACCTGAAACCGCTCGCGGCTCAAGTGCTGGCCGACGCAATCGCGCAAGCCACGGGACAGCCCGAAGAGTTCGCCGGTTATCCGACCGGCACGCGCTCTGTCCAGTTGATCGGCGCACAAACGCCGTCGTATGCGCTGGACGTGTTCGGGCGTTGCTCGCGCGAGCGCAGTTGCGAATCGTCCGGAAGCGGCGGCGGCGGACTGGCCCAGGCGCTGCACTTGATCAATGGCTCGACCGTGAACAACAAGCTGCGCGAAGGCGCACTCAAGCAACTGCTCGCCAGCGCGCGATCGGATCAGGAATTGATCGAGGAGCTTTATTTGCGAACATTGAGCCGGCGCGCCAGCGCGCAGGAAATGGCGCAATGGAAAACGATGCTGGCCGGACCGAACGCGCGCGGAGAAATCGCGGAAGATTTGCTCTGGGCGCTGTTGAACTCGCGCGAGTTTGCGTTTAATCATTAGGGTAACCATGCTGTTTAATCCGAGCGGCTCACACATTTCTCGGGGGAGCATACGCGCCCTCGCGTGTCACGACCGGCGCCTCGCCGGTCGGAATGGACGCGTCGGTCAATTACTATCCGATGGTTTCTTCGTCTGCATCTGTGTGGTCGGCGAGGGCGCCGACCACGGCACGCGAGGCGCGTGCGGTCCCCTGGATCTTGCACCATGAAAAATGAAACGTTCAGCCCGAACTGCCGTTGCGACGGCGTTTCCCGGCGCGACTTCCTGCACCTTGGCGTGCTCACGACGCTCGGCCTGAGCCTGACAGATTTGCTCCGGCTCCAAGCGCAATCCGCTGCCACGCCCGGTTCGAGTAGCTCCGCGCGAGCCAAGTCCTGCATCTTGATCTGGCTCGACGGCGGCCCCAGCCACCTTGACACCTTCGACCTGAAGCCCGACGCGCCGAGCGAAGTTCGCAGTCAATTCAAGCCGATCAAAACCGCCGCCAGCGGCATCGAGATTTGCGAGCACTTGCCGCGCACCTCCGAAGTGATGCGCGACGTGGCGTTGATCCGCTCTTTGACGCACGAGCTGGGAAATCACGACACCGGCGCGCGTTTCTTGCTCACGGGCCATCGTCCCACGCCAGCGGTCGATTATCCAAGCCTCGGCAGCATCGTCGCGCATGAGACCGGTTTTGCGGGCACGCTGCCGCCTTACGTGGCGATTCCAAATGACGGTGTCGGCGGCAGTTCCGGCGCCGCGAAATCCGGGTATCTGCCGGCCGCCTACTCCGCGTTCAGCGTCGGCAACGATCCATCGCGCGTGCGCGATCTGGACGCTCCCGAAGGTGTCAGATTTGAGCGTACGGAGCGTCGGCGGCAGATGCTCGAAACGCTCGATGGTTTCTCGCGCTACGTCGAGGAAGGTCCCGTCACGCAAAATCGCGATGCCTTTTACGAACAAGCTTACCGGCTTCTTTCCTCTCCCCAGGCCAAAGCCGCTTTCGACTTTTCCAAAGAGAAGCCTGGAACACGCGAGCGTTACGGCCACAGCCGAATTGCCACGAGTTGCTTGCTTGCGCGGCGTCTTGTGGAAGCCGGCGCGCGCTTCATTACGGTCGTGGACACGGGCTGGGATCATCACAACCAGATTTTCCGGGAGTTGCCCGACTCGCGTTTTCCCGGCAGCGGCAAGCTGCCTTCGCTCGATCGGGCTTACGCGTCGTTGGTCACCGATTTGCGCGAACGCGGTTTGCTCGACTCGACGCTCGTCGTGCTGATGGGCGAGTTCGGGCGCACGCCGAAGATCAACGCCATCGGCGGACGCGATCATTGGCCGCGCGCGGGCTTTGTCTGTCTCGCCGGCGGCGGCGTCAAAGGCGGACAGGTCATCGGCGCGACCAATGCCTACGGCGAAGTCCCTGTGGACCGCCCGGTCAGCCCGCCCGATCTGGCCTCGACCATTCTGAAACTCCTCGGCGTCGATCCTGAAAAAGAATACCGCGCGCCGAATGGCCGGCCGCTGAAGATTCTGAACGAAGGCGGATTCATTTCCGGATTGGTGTAGCTGTAGAGCTTCATATCCGTGTCCATCCGTGTCATCCGTGGTTAAACCTTCTTTGGATTGTTTGACGACAAAATGCGCATCTCGACAAGGCCACCGTAGTGTTTGCCCCCTTCCGCGACGAAGGATTGGGAGAGGGCGACTTATTTCCCGTTCTGGAGCAGACTGGGTTGGATTTGATGCGCTGCCTGCCCATGAACTCGGTTGTAGAGCAGGCTTTCCAGCCTGCTGGTTTGGGCGACTTTCCAGTCGCCCGGCGGACGGGACTGGAAAGTCCCGCCGACCCGCAGACAGGAATGTCTGTGCCACAGTTCATGGTCCCAATGCGCGCGCATCGACTGCCCATGAACCGGCCAAATCGCCGCCAAGTTTTGGAGTGCGCCAGTCCTCTGGCGCTTTTGGAATCGCCGGAGCCTGCAAAAGCTACAGAGGACTCTGCTCCTTACACGAACGGATGCGCGCGAGGGCAGATGCGATGCGGCCAGTTCTTTTTGGATTGCTCTTCATCGGTTTGTTTTGGGGGACGACATCTTCTCTTGGGGCCCCCGTGGCCGCGCTGGCTTTTGCTCCGGATGCAAAGACAGTGTTATACGGCGACCACAGATCAATTGTGGTCAGTTCCGCCAAGGACGGCGCGCTTCAGCGGCGAGTTCAACTCGATTTTCCGAAAGTGAGTTCGCTGGCTTTCAGCCCGGATGGCCGCTTCGTGGCCGCGGCGGGCGGAACTCCTGGAATCGGCGGTGTCGCTGTGCTGATGGATTGGAAGAACGAAAAGATTCTTCAACGCTTCACCAACTTCACGGATCTGGCGACCTCGGTTGCGTTCAGTCCGGATGGGCGTTTCCTGGCGGTTGCCAGCGCGGATCATTCCGTAAACGTTCTCAAACTCAACGCTGACGGCGCAAACGGGGTGGAATCTCACAAGTTGGAAGGTCACGCAGGACCCGTGCTGGCCGTGGCGTTCAGTCCAACCGAACAAACCATCGTGACCGCCAGCGCCGATCGTTCGCTGAAAGTTTGGGATGCCGGCAGCGGGAAACTGATTCGCTCGTTCAACCATCACACCGAAATCGTCCACGCGCTGGCCTTCCGTCCTTTGGAGAGGAACAGCGATTCACCGCGCCCCGCGTACTGCGCGTCCGCCAGCGACGATCACACCGTGCGCGTCTGGCAGCCGGAAATTGGCCGGATGGTGCGCATCGTGCGCAAGCACGAAGGCCCCGTCTTCGCCGCGACTTACAGCCGCGACGGCACGCGGCTGTTCTCAGCGGGAAAGGAAGGCATCGTCCGCGTCATCGACTCGGAGAGCGACGAAATCCTGGAACACTGGCGCGCGTCGGACGATTGGATTTACAGCCTGGCGCTCAGCCCCGACGGCAAAACGCTGGCCACCGGCGATTGGGCCGGGCAAGTGAAGCTCTGGGATGTCACCTCAAGACCGGCTCGGCTGATGTTCCAGCGGTAATGGGGAGCGCGCACGCCCTCGCGTGCCGCGGTCGGCGCCCCCGCCGACCACCGATTTCCGTCCGAAAGAGCGATCCTTTAATGATGGTTCCTCCGACGATCCGATTGGCGAGGGCGCCAGTCGGAACACGCGAAGGCGCGTGTGCTCCCCAGACCAAGTGCGGGCTCCCACGCTGCTAACTTGGACTGGCGTTGCCGGGGACATTTTGACTAATCTCCCCGCCTTGTTTTAGTAATCAGTAGTCAGTGTTCAGTATTCAGTAACTGATCACTGATTACGTTGACCGTCGCGACATGACCTCAGCCGAAATTCGCCAGTCGTTTCTCGACTTCTTCAAGTCGAAGCAACACACCCTTGTGCCGTCGTCGGGCTTGATGCCCGACGCGCCGAACTTGCTGTTCACCAACGCGGGCATGAACCAGTTCGTGCCCATCTTCCTCGGCCAGCGCAAAGCCGATGTCAGCAAATGGCCCGGCGCCGTGCCTGGCCTCGACACCCGCGCCGCCGACACGCAGAAGGTCATTCGCGCCGGCGGCAAGCATAATGACCTCGAAGACGTCGGCCTCGACACGTATCACCACACGTTTTTCGAGATGCTGGGCAACTGGTCCTTCGGCGATTACTTCAAAAAGGAGGCCATCGAATGGGCGTGGGAACTGGTCGTGGGCATCTGGAAATTCCCGCCTCAGCGCCTTTTCGCGACGGTCTATAAGCCTGGTCCAGGCGACCCCGCGGCATTCGATCAGGAAGCTTACGACCATTGGGCGCGCATTTACTCCGCCGCCGGACTCGACCCGAAGGTGCACGTCGTCTATGGGAACAAGAAAGACAACTTCTGGATGATGGGCGACACCGGCCCGTGCGGCCCGTGTAGCGAAATCCACGTCGATCTCACGCCCGAAGGCGACACGCGCGGCGCGCTCGTGAACCAGGGCGACGCGCGGTGCATCGAGATTTGGAATCTGGTCTTCATCCAGTTCAACGCGAATCCGGATGGGACGTTCTCGCCGTTGCCCTCTAAGCACGTCGATACCGGCATGGGTTTCGAGCGGGTGACGAGCATCATCCAGGGCACGAAAGGCTTCACGGATTTCAAGAACGCGAAAATTTCCAATTACGAAACGGACGTTTTCCGCCCCATCTTTGATGAACTGGAAAAACTGAGCGGCAAACGCTACGGCTCGACGTTGCCAGGGAGACCACACGCGCCCTCGCGTGTGGAAGACGGCGCCCCCGCCGTCTCCGGGGAGCACACGCGCCCTCGCGTGTCGCAATCGGCGCCCTCGCCGATTGCCCGTGCGGCGTCGGGAACAACAGAGGCGAAGTATTCCCGCCGCAACCTCCCGCACTTCGAGCGTCCCTGGGCAAAATACATGGTCACGTTTTCGACGCGCGCTAAGCGCGGATTGAGCCCGGCAGAGCGAGATCTTGCGCTTAAGAGCGTTCTCCACGCCCATGAGCATCGGCAAATCCAGCTCTATGCCGCGTGCGTCATGCCGGATCATGTCCACTTGCTGTTCGAGCCGCAGATCAAAGAACAGGACCAGGAAGGCAAACCGGTGTTCTGGTCACTCAGCGAAATCCTCCAGGGAATCAAATCTGCGAGTTCGCACAACATCAACCAGGCTTCAGGCCAAAAGGGACCTGTTTGGGAGAAAGAGTCGATGGACCGCATGATTCGGAGCGACTCGGACATGGCGGAGAAGTTCCATTACATCTGTCGGAATCCGTGGGATGGCGGAGTCGTGCCGGCGTCTGAGAATTATCCGTGGTTGTGGACTCCGGACATTTCCGGGGAGGACACGCGCCCTCGCGTGTCGCAATCGGCGCCCTCGCCGATTGCAACTGCGGACGTCAAAGAAGCGGTTGGCGAAGCGCCAACCGCGGCACGCGAGGGCGCGTGCGGTCCCCCGGAAGCCGAACAGGAACAGATCGACATCGCGTTCCGCGTCATCGCGGACCATATCCGGACGCTGAGTTTCGCGATTGCGGATGGCATTCAGCCGGGGAACAACGACCGCAATTATGTCCTGCGCCGCATCCTGCGCCGCGCGGTGCGCTATGGCCGGACGCTCGGTTTCCACGAACCGTTTTTCTACAAACTCGTCGATGTACTGGCGGACACGATGGGGCATGTGTTTCCGGAAATCCGGGAGAAACGGAAGCATGTCCAGGAAGTCATCCGCACGGAGGAGGAGGCGTTTAATAAGACGCTGGATCGAGGGCTCGCGCTTTTCGAACAGGAAGTGGCGCATCTCTTGGGTGGAACGGGCTACCAGCCCGTTGCGGCGGGCAACCTGCCCGCCGCTCCCGGGGCGTCGTATAACAAACGCAATCTTCCTCACTTCGAAAAGCCGTGGGCCATCTACGTGGTCGATTTCCGCACCTACGAAGGCCGCCAGCTCTCGCCCAATGCGCGAGACATTGCCTTCGATTGCATTCTCCGCTGGCGGAACAGCCGGTACCGCCTGGTCGCGGCCTGCGTCATGCCCGATCACGTTCACTTCATCATTCAACCGGGCGTGAAAGGCGAGGACCGCCAGGGCGATCCGGTTTTCTGGTCACTGTCAGAGATTCTCCATTCCATAAAATCGTTCTCCGCGAACGAAATCAACCGGGCTGAGAAAACTTCGGGACACGTCTGGCAGGAGGAGCGCTACGACCGATACGTTCGCTCCGATCGTGATCTGGAAGAAAAGTTTCACTATGTCTGCCGGAATCCCTGGGCCGCTGCACTTGTGGACGAGACACAAGCCTGGCCCTGGCTTTGGACCGAAGAGATTGAAGCCGCACGACCGTATGTTCAACCTCCGCATCTGCCGTACGCGAAGGCTGCCGGGCAAGTTGCCCGGCAGAACGGGCTGGTAGCCCGTTCCACCCATTCAGCCCCGAAGACGCAGATTAGCGCCGACTTTGCGTTCAGGCTTTACGACGAGCAGGGCTTCCCACTCGACCTCACCGAGTTGATGGCCCGAGAGCGCGGCTTGACGGTGGATGTCGAGGGCTTCAACAAGCTGATGGAAGAGCAGAAAACCCGCGCTCGCGCGGCGCAGAAGAAGCAGGTCATCGAGATTTCCCAAGTTGAAACCACGACGCCGACCCGCTTCGTCGGCTACGACAAATTGGAAACGCCGGCGAAGGTCCTCGAAGTCGTCAGCGTGAAGGAGAAGACCGCCGTCATCCTCGACACCAGCGTCTGCTACGCCGAGATGGGCGGGCAGGTGGGCGACACGGGCGAGTTGAGCGGTGGCGGCCCACTCTGGCGCGTGGTCAACACGCAGAAGAGCGGCAATGCCTGGCTGCACTTCATCGTTGAGGGGGAGCACACGCGCCCTCGCGTGTCGCAATCGGCGCCCCCGCCGATTGCATCTACGGACGTCGAAGAAGCGGTTGGCGAGGCGCCAACCGCGGCACGCGAGGGCGCGTGCGGTCCCCAACCAGAGACGTTTCCGATGCCCGGAAGCGAGGTAACGCTTGCGGTGGATGTTACGCGCCGCTTCGCCATCCAGCGCCACCACACCGTCACGCACCTTTTCCACTGGGCGCTGCACGAGGTTGTGAGCAAGGACGCGTCGCAGAAAGGCTCCTACGTCGGGCCCGAGAAGCTTACGTTCGATTTCAACAGCGCGCCGCTCACGCCGCAGCAGATCGCGGACATCGAAAAACTCGTCAACGAACGCATCGTCGAGAACGCGGGCGTCAGTTGGATCGAAGTCCCTTACTCCGACGTGAAATCGCGCAAGGACGTGATGCAATTCTTCGGCGACAAATACGGCGATGTCGTCCGCGTCGTCCAGATCGGCGGCAAAGTCGGCGCGTTGGACGGTTATTCGATGGAACTCTGCGGCGGGACGCACACGCGCGCGACCGGCGAGATCGGCTTGTTTCGGATTGTTGGCGAAAGCGCCATTGCCGCCGGCGTTCGCCGCGTCGAGGCCGTGGCCGGGTTGACGGCGTATGACGTGACGAAGCTGGACCGCGAATTGATCAAATCCGTTGCCGGGAAAGTGGGTTCGCCGATTCACGAGCTGGAGAAAAAGATTGAGAACTTGCTCAAACAACAGAAAGCGCTGGAGAAGCAGCTCAGGGCGATGCAGCAGAAGGAAGCCGCCAGCGCTGCCAAGAACTTGGTCGCAAACGCCACGACGATCAACGGCATCCCGGCGATTATCGAGAACATGGGCGCGCTCGACGGCGACACCCTTCAAGGGATGGTCAACGAGTTGAAGGGCCAGTTCAAAGGCGTGATCGTGCTGGGCGGCGTGGCGAACAACGCGGTCTCTCTGATCGCGGCGGTCATGCCCGAATTCACGGCCAAAGTTCAGGCCGGCAAGATCATTCAGCAGATCGCTCCGATCGTCGGGGGCAAAGGCGGCGGCAAGCCTGACAACGCTCGCGGCGGCGGCAAGGACGCCAGCAAGCTGGATGAGGCGCTGGCCAAAGCGAAGTCGTTGTTTTAGAAATTGTGTCAAGCAAGATGCTTCCTGACGAACAAGCATCTCCGGAGCAAATGGAGATTTTGCGGCGAATGACGCCGGCCCAGCGCTGGCACGCAGCGCATCGCCTGTACTGGACCGCCCGCCGGCACAAGGCGGCTTTCCTCCGCGCCCAACACTCAGATTGGTCTGAACAACAAGTCGAGCAAACCGTGCGTCGCATTTTCCTGCATGCCCGAACCTGACCTGATCGAGTTGTTTGAGCAGCCGCTCAATCGACTGGGGATCCGGTATGTGATCAGCGGAAGCGTGGCGGCGATGTTGTATGGCGAGCCGCGCTTGACGCATGATATCGACCTGATTGTTTTTCTCAGGTCGGACGACATCGAGCGCCTTCAGGAGGCATTTCCCCTGCCTGAGTTTTACCTTCCACGGCCGACGTCATTGCGGTCGAGGCCGCCCGGGAGCGCCGAGGTCATTTCAATGGATTCGCAACCGGGGATTGGAAGCGCAATGGAACCAGGTCAATGCGTGAACACGGGTGCGTCACCGTTTCCGGGAGTCTGACCGTCGCGGCTTTGTTTTTCGACGCCGGGATTTCTGCTTACTCAGCCTCTGGGTCAACCGCAGTGTGCGCTCCAGGATTGGCAATGCCGCAAGGTCTTTCTCACGTCCCGCGGCGCGTTTGCTTGCGATGACTCGCTGGAGGGGAAGAATTCGCATCGGCACGCCTTCCAATTGGCCGCTCCGACAACGTTCCCATTCACGGGCAAAAGATCGTAGCCCATTGGGACTAACGACGGCGTTGACCTGAGTGCCGTCACTGAGCTCGTAGAGTGTCTGGGCGCGAATGGTGCCACCTAACCGCTGGACAATAGCGAGCAACCGAACGTACTGGCGTTCCGGCAGTCTCACCCAGAAGTCATAGTCCACCGTCATCAAAGGCGCGCCTTGCTCGATGGCAGCCATCGCGCCGATCAGAATGCAATCTATGCTTTCTTCGCGGAGCGCCTTAAGGAAAGCGCCGAGCGGGCTGTCTTGAGGCTGAAGCGGCATCGCTCTTCCGGGGTCATCGCAAAGAACAACGCGTGCTGCCACAGTTCGTCATCATCCAACCCGCGCGCGCCTTGGAGGCGCCGATAAATCCGGGCGGCCGCATCGTTGGGTCCTTTGACGTTTTTCTTCGCTGGCACGAGGCTACTTTGCGGAACGATGTACGGACTGGCAGGCGTTACATCATCAATTGAATCGGAACTAAAGGCCGCCTTCCGCCAACCAGCCAAACGCACGTGACTTCGTTGGCCACCTGAACTAGCCTGCACGTGTGCCGCATGAAAGACGCAGGAAAAATCCGTCCCCCGCTCGCCGTGCGCGCCGCACGCGTCCTCGCTCAACTCAAACAGGTGCGCGGACTCGACGACGCCGAGAAATCAGTCCACGCGCTGGGGTTGGCGGCGACGCCGCAGGAGCGATGGGAGTTGTTCGAGAACAGCGTCCGCTCATTCGGCTATTGGAAGCCCTCGAAACGGAGCAAATCCGCTATGTAGTCATTGGGATGGCCGCTGCCATCGCTCAAGGTGTGATGGCGAACACCCTGGACGTCGATTTGTGGATCGACCTGCCCCCGCGCCAATACATGCGAGTCTTGAACCTCGCGAGGAAAGTCGGCGCGACCGTCGCGGCGAACACAGTTGTTTACCTTGAGGATGGCACTCCCGTGAACTTCGTCTATGAGGTCACAGGTCTCGGAAGTTTTAGTCGAGAGATGCGCCACATAACCGAAGCATCCATTCATGGCCACTTGGTTCCCGTGTTGGAGCTCAAGCGCATTCTCAAAAGTAAGGCCGCCGTCGGCCGGGACAAGGACAAGCTGCATATCCTCCACATTCGAGACTTTCTCCGATGCCGAAGAGCCCTGGCCAAACAACGCCGTTCAAAGCTCCGCTCTTATTAGGGTCCGTGCAAAAATAACTTCGGATTTTGCTGGAGGCTGTTTGTCTTCGTTGTCTTCTGTTTAAGATTCCTCATGAACCAACAACGATTCCTGTTTTGCAGTCGGTGCGGGGGGGCGAAGGTTCGACGGCGTTCGCCGGTCGAGTTCGAATGCGAGGCGTGCGGCTTCAAGCACTTCACCAATCCCACGGTCGCCGTCGCGGCGATCATCGCCAATCGCGCCGGAGAAATCCTGCTGATCCGGCGGGCGAAGGATCCGGGCCGAGGCAAGCTGAGCGTTCCGGGCGGATTTGTCGATCCAGGCGAAACCGGCGAGGAGGCTGTGCGCCGGGAGGTTTTCGAGGAAGTGAACTTGCAGGTGAAGGCTTTCCAATACCTCGCGTCGTTCCCGAACCAGTATCAATTCCAGGACGTGATTTACCCGACCCTGGACGTATTTTTCACAGCGGAGACGGAGACGTTCGCTGAAGCCCGCGCGAAGGTCGAGGTGCAATCCGTCATCGGCGTGGCCCCCGCCAGTGTGGAATTTGGAGAAGTCGCGTTCCCGTCGGTCGAAAAGGCTTTGCGGCTCTATTTGGTCCGGCTGCATCGGGGTTGAGTTTCGAGCAAAATAGGGTCATGAACCCATTTCTCGATTTGCTTGAGAATCGATTCCGCGCGCCAGGATGGGGAACAGTATCCGGACAACGGCAGCAGCGCTGAAATTTTCACGAATCCGGACCCGCAAGCCTATGTCGAGCTGGAGGTGTTGGGGCCATTGCAGAACCTCAAACCGGGAGATCGAGCCGAGCAAACCTCCACTTACACCCTCATCCGCCGCGTAGAAACGACGGCGGAAGCTGAAGCCAAAAGGATTCTGGCCCGCTGAGCGGCGATTCCAATCATGGGCGGGGCGACGCTCCTGCGGAGCCCTCTGTCTTCGCAACACAGGACTGAGCCGTCACCGTTTCGTGAGAGGGTCTCAACGACGCTCCGACCGGCGAGGCGCCGGCTGGGACACGCGAGGTCGCGTGTGCTCCCCATCAGGCTCGGCGGGAGCCTCGCCCCACCGTATGCCGAAGACTGGTGGGTTTTTCCCGTGCCGACTCCCGGATTTGCGCCGTTGATGTCCGCTTTCGCGTCTGTAATGCTCTGTAGCTTTAACGATGCGCACGCGTTTCCAACCAGGCCTCTTCATCGTTGTGCTGTCAGGGCTGTGCCTGTGGTCCACTCCGCGAACTGCGGGCGCTCCAGTGGCGATTGATTCGAGGCTCCAGGTCCGGCTTCTGATGAACACCAAGGACGGCGTCCCGGCCTACTCGATCCGGGTCGCGAAGGATCCGCGCAACAACCAGCTCTATTACGCGAAGATGAACGGGTTCATCTACCGGCTCAATTCGGTCCCGAACAGCGGCACGGCGAGCAGCGCGATCATCTACAATTCCACGGATCACGGCGTCTCCGAAGGCGCTCAAGGCATGGCCATCGGGCCCGACGGGACCCTCTACCTGGTCGGCAATGCTGCGACCAGCGATGGCAACAGCACGGCGGCGCGCATCATGAAAGGAGTTCCCAATCCCAGCGGTTCGCGCACGTGGTCGTTGCTGGCCAAAACGGATCCGTATCCACGCAGCAAAACGGCGTACGATCACGTCTTCAACGGCCTCGTGGTCAGCCCGGATGGCATCACCTTTACGTGAACAGCGGTTCGCGCACGGATCATGGCGAGGTGCAGTCCGGCGGCGGCGCTTTTCCGGACACGCGCGAAGTGCCGTTGACGGCAAAGATATTTCGGCTCCCGACCCGCGGTTCGAATTTGGCATTGCCGAACGATGCGGACGCGCTGCGGAACGCCGGCTACCTCTTCTGCGAAGGACTGCGGAACGCGTTCGATCTGGCCTTCGCGCCGAACGGCGATCTGTTCGGCACGGAAAACGGACCGGACCGCGATATGTCGGAGGAGTTGAACTGGCTGAGGCCCGGATTGCACTACGGATTTCCCTGGCGCATTGGAGGCACTGACAATCCGCAGCAATACCGCGGTTACGATCCAAGCAGCGACCGGTTGCTGGACCGGCGCTTCCTCGCTTATCAGGCCGGATACTATCACAACGACCCAACCTTTCCCCCCGCGCCGGCGAATTTGGCGGAGCCGGTCCTCAATGTCGGGCCGGACGCGGACAGTTATCGTGATCCGACGGATGGATCGATCAAGGATGCCAGCGAACAGGGCGTGAAACTCAGCACCTTCACAGCGCACCGGTCGCCGCTTGGCCTGGTGTTCGACGCGGCGGGAGCGATGGCGCCGCCGTTTCAGCATCACGCGTTCGTGCTGAGCTGGACGGCGGGCGACGCGAACGGCACGAGCGTGCCGGGACCTTTCAAGGACGCGAGCGAGGACCTGGTCGATGTGGAACTGACCAAGCTGGGCGACACGAATTACCAGGCTCGCATCACTCGGCTGGTCGGTGGATTTCTGAATCCGATCGACTCCGAAATCATCGGGAACAGGATCTACGTGCTGGAATACGGCGGCAACCAGGGTCTGTGGGAAATCACCTTTCCACCGAGTGCGACTCCGCCTGCCGCCGTGAAGATCTTGAGTCCTGCGATTCGCGGGAATGACTTCAGCTTCTCTTTCGCCACAGAGACCGGGCTGCGCTACGAGGTGCAGTTTGCGGAGACGTTGAATCCAACAGCCTGGAACA
Above is a window of Verrucomicrobiota bacterium DNA encoding:
- a CDS encoding WD40 repeat domain-containing protein, producing MRARADAMRPVLFGLLFIGLFWGTTSSLGAPVAALAFAPDAKTVLYGDHRSIVVSSAKDGALQRRVQLDFPKVSSLAFSPDGRFVAAAGGTPGIGGVAVLMDWKNEKILQRFTNFTDLATSVAFSPDGRFLAVASADHSVNVLKLNADGANGVESHKLEGHAGPVLAVAFSPTEQTIVTASADRSLKVWDAGSGKLIRSFNHHTEIVHALAFRPLERNSDSPRPAYCASASDDHTVRVWQPEIGRMVRIVRKHEGPVFAATYSRDGTRLFSAGKEGIVRVIDSESDEILEHWRASDDWIYSLALSPDGKTLATGDWAGQVKLWDVTSRPARLMFQR
- a CDS encoding DUF1501 domain-containing protein, producing the protein MKNETFSPNCRCDGVSRRDFLHLGVLTTLGLSLTDLLRLQAQSAATPGSSSSARAKSCILIWLDGGPSHLDTFDLKPDAPSEVRSQFKPIKTAASGIEICEHLPRTSEVMRDVALIRSLTHELGNHDTGARFLLTGHRPTPAVDYPSLGSIVAHETGFAGTLPPYVAIPNDGVGGSSGAAKSGYLPAAYSAFSVGNDPSRVRDLDAPEGVRFERTERRRQMLETLDGFSRYVEEGPVTQNRDAFYEQAYRLLSSPQAKAAFDFSKEKPGTRERYGHSRIATSCLLARRLVEAGARFITVVDTGWDHHNQIFRELPDSRFPGSGKLPSLDRAYASLVTDLRERGLLDSTLVVLMGEFGRTPKINAIGGRDHWPRAGFVCLAGGGVKGGQVIGATNAYGEVPVDRPVSPPDLASTILKLLGVDPEKEYRAPNGRPLKILNEGGFISGLV
- a CDS encoding NUDIX domain-containing protein, with the translated sequence MNQQRFLFCSRCGGAKVRRRSPVEFECEACGFKHFTNPTVAVAAIIANRAGEILLIRRAKDPGRGKLSVPGGFVDPGETGEEAVRREVFEEVNLQVKAFQYLASFPNQYQFQDVIYPTLDVFFTAETETFAEARAKVEVQSVIGVAPASVEFGEVAFPSVEKALRLYLVRLHRG